The genomic stretch ACGCTGGCAGGGGTGATCACCGCCCTGGCGCTGATCCCCGAAGTCATCTCATTTTCGGTGGTGGCGGGCGTTGACCCGAAGGTCAGCCTGATCGCCTCCGTGGTGCTGTGTCTTGCCCTTTCTGTACTCGGTGGTCGCCCCGCGATGGTCACGGCAGCGGCCGGCTCCGTGGCGCTGGTCATTGGCCCGATGGTGCATCAGCACGGCGTACAGTACATTCTTCCCGCCGTGCTGATGGCGGGCGTAATTCAGATTCTGTTTGGCGTACTGGGCATGGCAAAGCTGATGCGCTTTATTCCCCAGTCGGTCATGACCGGGTTTGTTAACGCCCTGGGCATTTTGATCTTCTTCGCTCAGGTGCCGCATTTCTGGAGCCGAAGCCCGCTGATTGTGGGCCTGTTCGTGCTGACGCTGCTGATCGTGCTGTGGGTGCCGCGCTATATCAAAAGCATCCCTTCCCCGCTGATTGCGATTGTGCTGTTAACCTTGTTCACCGTTTCAACCGGCCAAATCCTGCCGACCGTGGGCGATGAAGGCTCCATGAGCGGCGGTTTGCCGGGGCTTACCGAGCTGTTGGTCCCGCTCAATGTGCAGACGCTGAGCATTATCTGGCCGTGCGCGCTGAGCATCGCGTTTGTCGGCCTGCTGGAATCCCTGCTGACGGCAAAGCTGGTGGATGAGCTGACCTCGACACCGTCAGGTAAACGCCGCGAAAGCATTGGATTAGGCGTCGGCAATATTCTGGCCGGATTTTATGGCGGGATTGCAGGCTGCGCGATGATCGGACAAACCATCGTCAACGTGGAGATGGGGAAAGGTCGAAGCCGCATTTCAACGATTGCGGCGGGCATTGTGCTACTGATCCTGGTGACGGCGCTCAGCGACGTGATGGCCAAAATCCCGATGGCGGTGCTGGCGGGTATTATGGCGATTGTCGCCGTCAAAACCTTCAGCTGGCACAGCCTTCAGCCGGCCACGGTGAAAACGGCCCCGATAGCAGAAACGGTCGTCATGCTGGTCACGGTTGCCGCCACGGTATCCACCGGCAATCTGGCGATTGGCGTGCTGGGCGGGATTATCGTTATGGCACTCCTCCCCGCCCGCATTAAGCGTCGGCTTAAAGAAGAAAAACCGTCGCCAGCCCAAGAAAAATAAAGAAACCGCCGGTATCGGTGATGGCGGTGATCATCACGCTCGACCCCACCGCGGGGTCGCGCCCCAGTTTGGTCATGGTCAGCGGGATAATCACGCCCATTATCGACGCTACCAGCAGGTTCAGCACCATCGCCAGCATCATCACGCCGCCCAGGGCCATATCGTCGTACAGCCACCAGGTGATGCCGCCCATAATCCCGCCCCACACCAGGCCGTTGATGAGCGCGACGCCCATCTCTCTGAAAATCAGCCACGAAAAGTTACCGGGCTGAATATTTTCCAGCGCAAGGGCGCGAACGATCATGGTTATAGTCTGGTTTCCGGTGTTACCACCAATCCCTGCGACAATCGGCATCAGCGAGGCCAGCGCCACCAGCTGTGAAATGGTGTGTTCAAAACCGTCAATCACCCGGGAGGCGATAAACGCGGTACAGAGGTTAATGGCCAGCCACGCCCAGCGCGTTTTCACCGCCTTGCCCACGGAGGCATGGACATCATCTTCCGCGCTGATCCCCCCGAGCGCACGCAGGTCGTTGTCGGTTTCTTCGTAGACCACATCAACGATCTCATCGATGGTCAGACGCCCCATCAGTTTGCCGACGGAATCCACGACGGCGGCACTGACGAGGTCGTCACGCTCGAAGGTACGCGCCGCTTTCTCCGCGTCGTCTTCAGGGGAGAAGACCATCGGCTCGTTTTCCATCACCTCGCTCACCTTTCGCTGGGTGCTGTTGAGCAGGATAGTTTTCAGCTCCAGTTCGCCAAGCAGGGTTTTATCCCGGGAGGTGACAAACAGTTTATCGGTGTTGTCCGGCATCTTGCCCAGGCGACGCAGGTAGCGCTGCACGGTACCGAGCGTCACGTCCGGGCGCACCGTGATAACGCCGAACTCCATGATCGCGCCGACGCTGTTTTTCTCGTAGTGCATCACCTGACGCACGCGCGCCCGCTCCTCCGCAGGCAGTGACGCCAGCAGGCGACCGGTCAGGTTTCGCGGCAGGTGCTGAACGAGGTAAATCTGCTCGTCGATATCCAGGGTTTGCAGAGCGTCGAGAATATCCCGGTCGCTCATCTCGTCGATCAGGTCGTCCCAGACGTTCTCAGAGGCCTCAAGCAGCACCTGCCCGCGCTCATGATCCTGCACCAGACGCCACAGGGCGTGACGTTCTTCCGAGGGAAGCGCTTCAAGGGTATCCGCCAGATCCGGCGGGGGTAAATGAGCAACCAGCGCACCTACCTCAGCAATATCGTCGGCCAGGGTGCCGACATCATATTGCTCAGCCAGGGTGAGTTTGCCTAATAGCGTAGAAGTGACCGCTTTATCGGTCGTGAGAAGCCAGATGAGTCGCGCGCGCTCCTGGTCACGCTGCCTGGCGCTGTTTTTCTTTAATACCGACATCAATCATAAATCCATTAAATGAGTTGGGGTTAAGCATAGCGCGGGGATATGTAAATAAGAATAAACAACGGGGCGGGATGGAGAAAAAAGCGTCATTACGGCCACGATCTATCCCCTCTCCCTGTGGGAGAGGGTCAGGGTGAGGGCATCAGGCCGTGCGCGCTACCGCGTCACGCGAGGCCGCATCGCGCTCTTCACCGGTCAGCTCGCTCAGCTTGCCGTCGCGCATCTCCAGCAGGCGGTCAGCATGAATGAAGTAGTGATCGTCGTGGCTGATGGCGAAAATGGTTTTGCCCATCTCCTGCATCAGCGGCAGCAGCACCTGATAAAACTCGCGGCGGAAATGCGGATCCTGATCCGCAGCCCACTCGTCCAGCAGGATGATGTCACGCTCTTCCGCCAGCGCCAGCAGCAGCGCCACGCGCTTTTTCTGCCCTTTGGAAAGCTTCAGATTGAGGATCTTCCCGTCCTGTAACTCCAGCTTGTGCGACATCTGCAGCTGCGCCAGCCATTTTTCCACCAGCGCAGGATTGGCCTGTTGCCCTTCCGGCCCCAGCAGCCGATCGAACAGCCAGACGTCGGTGAACACCGCCGAGAAAAGCTTGCGGTAATCCTCGGGTTTCTCCGCGCTCAGCGCCGTGCCATCCAGCAAAATCTCGCCCGACTGCGGCTGATAGAGCCCGGTCAGCAACATCGCCAGCGTAGATTTACCGCTGCCGTTGCCGCCGATGAGGAACAGCAGTTCACCGCGGCGGATCGTCAGGTTGACCGGCCCCACGGAGAAGGCGCTGTCCTGATAGCGGAACGTGACGTTACGCAGCTCCAGCGTCTGCCAGTTCGGGAAGGCCTGCGGGCGCGGGAATTCAGCTTTAAACGGCGCGAGATCGAATTTTTTGAGCTTATTAAATGCCACCTGCGCACTCAGCAGGGTGGGCAGCGCACCGACCGCCGAGAGCAGCGGCGTACGCAAAAACAGCAGCGTCAGCGAGTAGGTTGCCGCTACGTTGGTGTCCGCCCAGCCCAGGCTGTTCGCCATCCAGAATACCAGGCCAATCGCCCCCAGCATCATAATGTTTGACCAGTTAACCGCGCTCAGGTGGAAGGTATCGGCGCGAATGATGTGATGACGGTATTCGCGCGCGTCCGGGATATAGAGATGATTAAAGATATGCTCGGCGCGCTCGCGATTCAGGGTGAGCTCTTTGCGCCCTTCCAGCACCGTCTGGTAATCGTTATAAAGCTTATCTTCGGTCTCGCGCAGCACCGCCATGTGTTTATAGACGCGCGACACCAGCATAAAGCCGCCCCAGATGGTGATCGCAATCCACAGGGCGGTCACCGCCAGCATTTTGCTGGAGAGCCAGGCGAGATAGGCCGCCGAGCCAAAGGTCAGAATGATCCCCTGCACAAGTTCCGGCAGACGCACGAAAGCGATGGTAATGGCGCGCACGTCGCTGGTCAGCCCCGCCAGCAGGGATGCACTGCCGAGCTGCTCAACGCGCTCAACCTGGGTATCGAGGATCCGCTTGATAAACTCACTGCGCAAACGGAAAACGAAATGGTGTCCGAGCGCGGTCAGCGCAAGCTGGGAACCGAGCGTCACCGCCATCAAAAGGAGCAGCAGGCCGAGAAACTCCGGCAGAACGGAGAGCGAAGTGTCGGTCATTTCAATCAACCGCACGTTAATAAACGCGATCAGGCCAATACCCAGCGCGGCGCTGGCAAGGCTTAACGCCATTACTGCGATGAAGGGCCAGCGATACTGACGCCAGACGAGGAGAAGTAGTTGCATGCAGGCAATCCGGACAATAAAAATCAGCCAGCAGTGTAAACTGCCCTGCGTGTACATCAAGAATAATTCTTATTTTAGTTTACTGTGCCCCGCCTGACGGAAGGTCAGGTTGAAACGGTACTCGCCCGTGAGCGGGTGAACCCCGGGCTTCAGCGGCTGAATGCCGTGATAGTAAAGCCGCGACTCCCTGCCCCACACCACCACATCGCCATGTTCCAGCATGATGCGCTTGAGCGGGTCGTTGCGACGTAATCCCCCAAACTGGAAGACGGCGGGCAGACCTAACGATACCGAGACGATAGGCGCGCGCAGATCGGGTTCATCCTTGTCCTGATGCAGCGAGAGCTTCGCACCGACGGCGTAGCGGTTGATCAGGCAGGCATCCGGCCGGAAATCAGGATACTTCGCTGCCACGGCGGCCTCGTGACATAGAGCCTGAAAGACCGCGGGCATCGGTGGCCACGGCTGGCCGGTCGCGGGATCGTTCGGGGCATACAGATAGCCCCGCTCGTTCGTCGCCCAGCCCAGCTCCCCGCAGTTGGCCATGGCCACCGACATGGTGTAGCCGCCCGGCGTCACCATATGGCGAAACGGCGAAACCGCCGTCACCTCGTCAATACCGGCCAGCAGCGCCGCCGCACGGGAGAGCGCAAAGCGGCGCAGGATCACCGCCCCCGGCGCAAGCGGCTCCTGCCAGGGTTCAGCATCCGCAAAAAGATCGAGCATTATCCCTCCTGGCGTTTCGCCTCACGTTTCAGTAATAGCGCTTTTCGCGCCGTCCCCCAACGGTAACCCGACAGCGCGCCGTCGTTACGAACCACGCGATGACAGGGGATCACAATCGCCAGCGTGTTTGCCGCACAGGCTCCGGCAACGGCGCGTACCGCACTGGGCTGGCCAATCGCCTGCGCCACCTGCCGGTAACTTGCCGTTTCGCCGCAGGGAATGTTGCGAAGAGCCTGCCAGACGCGCTGCTGGAACGCGGTTCCGCGAATATCCAGCGGCAGCGCAAGCGGTACGTCGCGGTTATCAATACTGACAATCACCTGCTGGACCCGACGCGCGAAACCCTCTTCCAGCGGCGCAAGCTCTGCTTTTGGAAATTGCGCGGCAAGCTCTTCGGCTAATTTTTCATCGCTGTCACCCAACAGGATCGCGCAGATCCCCCGCTCGCTTTCTGCCACCAGACAGCGTCCTAACGAAGAGTCGCTAATGGCATATCGCACGGCCACATCCCCTTTGCGGTACTGCTTCGCCGTCATGCCCAACGCGTCGTTGGCTTTACGATAATAGCTGCTGCTGTCGGGAAACCCCGCCGCCAACACGGCGTCGGTAATTTTGTCTCCCTGCGCAAGCGCGTTGCGCAGGCGCTGGCCTCGCGCCGCCTGCTGCCAGGCTTTTGGCGTCATGCCGGTCACGGACTTAAACAGACGGTGAAAATGGAAAGGACTCATGGCGACCTGCTGCGCCAGCCTCTCCAGGGTTAACGCAGGATCCTGCTCCAGAAGCCGGCAGGCGTGTTCCACTTTTGCCAGCTTCTGCGCCTGCGGATCGCGTTTGTCCGGCATGCAGCGCTTGCACGGGCGAAATCCTGCCTGAACGGCGTGGTGGGCATCGGGATAAAAGCGGACGTTTTTACGCAGCGCGTGGCGGGCGCGGCATGACGGGCGGCAGAAAATCCCCGTGGTCTGCACGGCGAAGACAAACCGCTCGTCAGCGCGCGGATCGCGGGCCAGCACGGCCTGCCAGCGATCCTCATCGGTAGTAAAGGTCGGGTTTCTCATTATCGGCTCCTCATGTAAGCATACATAGAGCGTGCCTGAGCGCCAGTGATAAAAAACCCGCAACCTTGCTTTTTAATTTTTGTCGCTGACCAGGAAACTGTTGAACTGCGGCGAGCTCCAGGTTTTAAACCCGTCGCCCTCTTTAACGATCATATAAACCGCCAGCCCTTCCTGACGGACCACCTCTTTGGCTTTTTCCGGGCCAAGAACCATTAATCCGGTATCCCAGGCATCCGCTTCCAGCGCGGTGGGGGCGATGACCGTCACCGAGACCAGGTTATGCGTGATAGGACGCCCGGTCTGCGGATCAATCACGTGCGAAATACGCTTCCCGTCAAGCTCGTAATAGTTACGGTAGCTTCCGGAAGTACTGATGCCATGTCCGTTGATATCCACTATCGCCTGCACGGCATTTTGCCGATCGGTCGGCTTTTGAATCGCTACGCGCCACGGCTTATCGCTGGCGTTCATGCCCCGGCTGACCAACGCGCCGCCCACCGAGACCAGATAACGTGAAATGCCTTCCTGCGCCATCAGTGCAGCAAGATGATCCGCCGCATAGCCTTCCCCTACCGTCGACAGATCGACAAACAGATCGGGGATATCTTTTTGCAGGTACTGTTGCCCGTACTGATTGATCACCGTCAGATGCTGCAGCCCCGTCCGGGCGCGGGCGTCATCAATGGC from Enterobacter dykesii encodes the following:
- a CDS encoding SulP family inorganic anion transporter, coding for MWRFVIARTEACPNQRTVMSLPHSAVSPEDRVANVLRSPKLLTRETLAGVITALALIPEVISFSVVAGVDPKVSLIASVVLCLALSVLGGRPAMVTAAAGSVALVIGPMVHQHGVQYILPAVLMAGVIQILFGVLGMAKLMRFIPQSVMTGFVNALGILIFFAQVPHFWSRSPLIVGLFVLTLLIVLWVPRYIKSIPSPLIAIVLLTLFTVSTGQILPTVGDEGSMSGGLPGLTELLVPLNVQTLSIIWPCALSIAFVGLLESLLTAKLVDELTSTPSGKRRESIGLGVGNILAGFYGGIAGCAMIGQTIVNVEMGKGRSRISTIAAGIVLLILVTALSDVMAKIPMAVLAGIMAIVAVKTFSWHSLQPATVKTAPIAETVVMLVTVAATVSTGNLAIGVLGGIIVMALLPARIKRRLKEEKPSPAQEK
- the mgtE gene encoding magnesium transporter gives rise to the protein MSVLKKNSARQRDQERARLIWLLTTDKAVTSTLLGKLTLAEQYDVGTLADDIAEVGALVAHLPPPDLADTLEALPSEERHALWRLVQDHERGQVLLEASENVWDDLIDEMSDRDILDALQTLDIDEQIYLVQHLPRNLTGRLLASLPAEERARVRQVMHYEKNSVGAIMEFGVITVRPDVTLGTVQRYLRRLGKMPDNTDKLFVTSRDKTLLGELELKTILLNSTQRKVSEVMENEPMVFSPEDDAEKAARTFERDDLVSAAVVDSVGKLMGRLTIDEIVDVVYEETDNDLRALGGISAEDDVHASVGKAVKTRWAWLAINLCTAFIASRVIDGFEHTISQLVALASLMPIVAGIGGNTGNQTITMIVRALALENIQPGNFSWLIFREMGVALINGLVWGGIMGGITWWLYDDMALGGVMMLAMVLNLLVASIMGVIIPLTMTKLGRDPAVGSSVMITAITDTGGFFIFLGLATVFLL
- a CDS encoding multidrug ABC transporter permease/ATP-binding protein, producing the protein MQLLLLVWRQYRWPFIAVMALSLASAALGIGLIAFINVRLIEMTDTSLSVLPEFLGLLLLLMAVTLGSQLALTALGHHFVFRLRSEFIKRILDTQVERVEQLGSASLLAGLTSDVRAITIAFVRLPELVQGIILTFGSAAYLAWLSSKMLAVTALWIAITIWGGFMLVSRVYKHMAVLRETEDKLYNDYQTVLEGRKELTLNRERAEHIFNHLYIPDAREYRHHIIRADTFHLSAVNWSNIMMLGAIGLVFWMANSLGWADTNVAATYSLTLLFLRTPLLSAVGALPTLLSAQVAFNKLKKFDLAPFKAEFPRPQAFPNWQTLELRNVTFRYQDSAFSVGPVNLTIRRGELLFLIGGNGSGKSTLAMLLTGLYQPQSGEILLDGTALSAEKPEDYRKLFSAVFTDVWLFDRLLGPEGQQANPALVEKWLAQLQMSHKLELQDGKILNLKLSKGQKKRVALLLALAEERDIILLDEWAADQDPHFRREFYQVLLPLMQEMGKTIFAISHDDHYFIHADRLLEMRDGKLSELTGEERDAASRDAVARTA
- the alkB gene encoding DNA oxidative demethylase AlkB yields the protein MLDLFADAEPWQEPLAPGAVILRRFALSRAAALLAGIDEVTAVSPFRHMVTPGGYTMSVAMANCGELGWATNERGYLYAPNDPATGQPWPPMPAVFQALCHEAAVAAKYPDFRPDACLINRYAVGAKLSLHQDKDEPDLRAPIVSVSLGLPAVFQFGGLRRNDPLKRIMLEHGDVVVWGRESRLYYHGIQPLKPGVHPLTGEYRFNLTFRQAGHSKLK
- the ada gene encoding bifunctional DNA-binding transcriptional regulator/O6-methylguanine-DNA methyltransferase Ada, producing MRNPTFTTDEDRWQAVLARDPRADERFVFAVQTTGIFCRPSCRARHALRKNVRFYPDAHHAVQAGFRPCKRCMPDKRDPQAQKLAKVEHACRLLEQDPALTLERLAQQVAMSPFHFHRLFKSVTGMTPKAWQQAARGQRLRNALAQGDKITDAVLAAGFPDSSSYYRKANDALGMTAKQYRKGDVAVRYAISDSSLGRCLVAESERGICAILLGDSDEKLAEELAAQFPKAELAPLEEGFARRVQQVIVSIDNRDVPLALPLDIRGTAFQQRVWQALRNIPCGETASYRQVAQAIGQPSAVRAVAGACAANTLAIVIPCHRVVRNDGALSGYRWGTARKALLLKREAKRQEG
- the apbE gene encoding FAD:protein FMN transferase ApbE; this encodes MDMTFLRASFLAMLFFLTACNDLTPVAKTDAPAATVLEGKTMGTFWRVSVMNLDKTRTDELRGKIQAQLDADDQLLSTYKNDSALMRFNLSTSTSLWPVSEAMADIVTESIRVGYKTNGAMDVTVGPLVNLWGFGPNKQPVKTPEQAAIDDARARTGLQHLTVINQYGQQYLQKDIPDLFVDLSTVGEGYAADHLAALMAQEGISRYLVSVGGALVSRGMNASDKPWRVAIQKPTDRQNAVQAIVDINGHGISTSGSYRNYYELDGKRISHVIDPQTGRPITHNLVSVTVIAPTALEADAWDTGLMVLGPEKAKEVVRQEGLAVYMIVKEGDGFKTWSSPQFNSFLVSDKN